The Longimicrobium sp. sequence CACCGGGGCGGCGCGGAAGGGCCCGCCGCCGTGCAGGAGCACGCAGGCGCCGGGATGGCCGCTGGGAAGCGGGGTGCGGAAGAGCCCCACGAACACCGCCCCCGAGAACCCCTCCGGCGCCCTCACCCGCCCCTCCACCGCCGGACCGGGCGCGGCGGCGCCGGCGTCGCGCACCTCCAGCGCCCGCGCCAGCGAGGCCGCGTCGGTGCGGACCGCGAAGCGGCGCAGCCGGTGCGGCGGCAGCCCCACCGACTCGGAGAACTGGCGCGTGAACGAGCCCACGCTGTTGAAGCCCACCTCGAAGCAGATGCGGGTGGCGCTGAACCGCGTGGTGAACAGGAGCCGCCGGGCCGCGTCCAGGCGCAGCGCGGAAAGGAAGCGGAACGGCTGCACCCCCGTGACCTGCCGGAAGATGCGGTCGAAGTGGAAGGGGCTGGCCGCCGCCTCGTGGGCGATGGCCTGCAGCGACAGCGGCTCGGAGAGGCGCTTGCGCATGGCCCCGATGGCGTCCTCCACCGACCGGCGCCGCGACGCGGCGGTGCGGTCGCGGCACGCGGGGGCGAGGGGAGCCACTGTCGCGGGGGCAGAGGCGGGGTCCCTGGGGCGTGTCGTGCTGCTGGCCATGGGTGCTCCGGTGCTCGGGTCCGAAAGTGCGAAAGTGCGAAAGTACGAAAGTGCGTCAGTGCGTCAGTGCGAGAGCTCCCGTAGCGCGCGCGCTCCCGCCGTGGAACGCCGCCTTCGGCGTCGCCGACGGTGTGCTCGCGGACGGGCCGGACTCCCGTGCCGGCCCGGCGTTCATCCCGGCCGCGACGACCTTCACCCGTACGGCAGCAGCGCGTCGCGGAGGGCGCCGGGGAGGGGCGCGGCGACCGTTCCGCCCCCCTCTTCGCGCCGCATGCAGGCCACCTCCTGCTCGCCGCGCGCGGCCAGCTCTTCGCCGTCGCCGGCGCGGCGCCAGTACTCGAAGCGCAGGGTGATGCGGTTCTGCGCCACGCCGCCCAGCCGCATCCGCAGCCGCACCTCGTCGAAGGCGTGCAGCTCGCCCAGGTACTCGCACGAGACGCGCGTGGTCACCAGCGCCAGCCCGCGCGCCATCTCGTCCAGCACGCCGGGGGCGTGGTCGCGCAGGAACAGCTCGCGGCAGCGCCCCTGCCAGCGCACGTGGTTGACGTAGTAGACGTTGCCGACGACGTTCGTCTCCTCGAAGCCCACCACGTGGCGGTATTCGTAGGCGCGCCCCGGGCCGCCGCCGCTCGCGGGCGCCGGCGTCATGGTCAGACGGCGGCCGCCGCCGCGCGCTCCAGCCAGGGCGCATACCCGTCGGCGGCCAGCCGCCGGCCCATCGCGTCGAAGAGGGCCGGGTCGTCGGGCGCCCAGGTGGCCAGCCCGTCGACGTAGCGGTTGTACATGCAGAAGGCGGCGGCGATCAGCACCGTGTCGTGGATCTCGCGGTCGGTGGCGCCCTGGTCGCGCGCCACCCGGATCTCGGCCTCGCCCACGCGCCCTCCCTCCTGCACCCGCCCGGCGATGGCCAGCAGCGCCCTGAGCCGCGGCGTCACCGGCGCGTGCCGGTAGTCGCGCACCACGGCGTCGACGGCGGCGCCCCCGTCGTCCAGCAGGTGCCGGGCGGCGGCCGCGTGCGCGCGGGTGCAGAAGGCGCAGCGGTTGAGCGACGACACGTAGGTGGCGATCAGCTCGCGCTCGGCCGGGGCGAGCCCCTCGCTGGAGCGCAGGAGCACCTGGGCCAGCTCGTTCAGCACGCGGCCGCTCTCCGGGTAGCGCTCCATCAGCCCGACGATCCCCGGGATTCCCTCCCTCACTTCCACGTGTGGCATACGGTCCTCCTGAGTCCTAAGTCCCAAGTCCTGAGTCCTGAGTCCTGAGTCCTGAGTCCTGCGTCCTGAGGGGAAAGAGTGGCGCATCTCCCTTGCACTTAGTCACTTAGGACTCAGGACTTGGGACTTGGGACTCAGGGTACGGCTCACGACGCGAGCTCCCACCGCGCGGCGGCGGCGTGGAGCGGGAACGGATCGGCCGCGGCGGCGGCTTCCACGGGGACCGCCAGCGCCACGACCCGCGCGCCCTCGGCCCCGGCGATCCGCAGGATCCCGGTGGCCACGACCATCTCGCCCCACGCCAGGATCACCCAGCCATCCGCGGAGGCCGAGGAGAGGGCCGGCGTTTCCGCCGGACGCCCGCTCGCCTTGGCCAGCGCCTCGCGGGCGGACCAGACGCGCGTGGCCGCCGTGTCCAGCTCGTCGCCGGTGGCGCGCGCCACCTCCTCCGCCAGGCGGAAGCCGCCGGTGCCCAGCAGGTCGTGCCAGAGCGCGGCCGGGCGCGCGGCCACCCGTTCCAGGTCGCACCCCAGCGGGCCCGGCCCGGCCACCCCCATGGTCAGCCCGTCGCAGTGGGCGGCCGACACGCCCAGGGGAAGCTCGAGCAGCTCGGGCTTCCCGTCGGGCCGCCTGCCGACGGGCGCGCCGGCGCCCGCGGCCCGCCGGATCGCGCGGTCGCTCGCCGTGCGGCGGTCGGCGCCGCCGTCGCGCTCCACGGCCACCGACACCGCGGCGCCGGGCACCAGCTCGGCCACCCGCCGCTCCAGCCAGGGGCCCAGCAGCGCGGGCGCCCAGCCGCCCGCCTCCGGCTCCAGCGGCGCCACCCGCCGCAGGCGCAGCCCCTCCCAGCGCTCGCAGACGGTGCCGTCGGCGGCCACCACGTCGACGTCGTAGACCAGCTCCCGCCCGTCGTCGGCGGTCTCGCGCGCCCGGACGGCATGCGCGGCGGCGGGATCCAGCACGCCCGCGGCCACCCGGGCCACGCCCACGGGAAGGACGAGCGCGTGGGGGATGCACGCCTGGATCGCGTGGAGCGCCGCGTCGCGCGCGCCGGGGTCGCCCAGCACCCGCGCGGGGGGAAGCCAGGCGCCGAACCAGCGCGCGCCGCCGTCGGGCGACAGGGCGGCCTCGCATGCCCGCGCGCGCAGGGCGCGGTAGGCGGCCACGCGGCGGAAGCGCCCGCCGTGGAAGAAGAGCGGGCCGTACAGCTCGCGCGCGGGGTCCAACGCGACCTCGGCGCCGGCCGGCGCCGCCTCCACCGGGCCGCTCCGGCCGCTGGCACGCTCCGCCCCGAAGCGGCAGCGGGCGCGGAAGTGGTCGGCCGCGAAGCCGGTGGCCTCGCTGCGGAGCGCGACCTCCACGCTGCCGTCGCCGTGCGCCAGCGCGCACAGGCGCACGCGGGTGCGGCCGCCGGCGGAGACGACCACCGGCTGCTCGAAGCGCACCTCCTCGAAGGCCGGCACCCGCTCCGTCCCGGCCAGCGCCATGGCCGCCTGGGCCATCGCCTCCAGCCCCAGCACCGCGGGCAGGAGCCGCTCGCCGCCCACCACGTGGTCGTCGAGATAGGGGTCGGTGTCGGCGGAGAGGTCGGCCTCGGCCACCAGCTCCACGCCCGGATAGTGGACGCGCGGGTGCTCGAGGAAGCGGAAGAGGGGGAGCTCGGGACGCTCCAGGAGCAGCGTGGGCGGCGCGCCGAAGCGGCCGGCCACCACCACCGACGGCGCCGGCGCGGGTGCGGCCAGGAGGCGGTGCAGCATGGCCACGCCCTCGTCCGGGGCGATCGGCGTCACGCCCGAGCGGGCCAGGGCGTCCACGGCGCCCAGTCGCGCCCCCATCCCCACCGCCGACCAGACCGACCACTCCACCGTCAGGCAGCGGCAGCGGGGGTTCGCGGCACCGAAGCGCTCCACCTCGCGCGCGAGCCACTCGTTCGTCAGCGCGTACGCGGCCTCGCCGGGCATCCCGGTGCGCGCGATGATGGAGCCGAAGCCGACCACCAGGCGCACCCCGGCGGGGTCGAGCGCGGCCAGGACGCTGCGCATCCCGGCCACCTTGGGCGCCAGCGCGGCGCGGAGCCCCGCCTCGTCCAGCGCGCCCAGCAGCCGGGGGACGTTCACCGCCGCGCCGTGCAGCACGGCGGTGACCCGGCCCAGCTCCGCCTCGGCCGCGCGCACCGCCCGGCGCACGGCCTCTGCGTCGCTCACGTCGGCCGCGAAGTAGCGGGCGCGCACCCCGGCGGCCGCCATGCGCTCCAGGGTGCCGGCGACCGCGGCATCCCCGGCGGGCGAGGTGCCCACCAGCGCCAGCGCCGCCCCGCCCTGGCGCGCCAGGGCCAGCGCGCACTCGGCGGTGATCCCCTTGGCGCCGCCGGTGGCCAGCAGCACGTCGCGCGGGCCCAGCGCGGGCCCGGCCGCATCCTGCAGCGCGGCCAGGCGCAGGCGGGGGACGCTGCGGCGGCCGAGCGCGTCGTAGCGGGCCTCGGCGTAGCCGTCCGCGCTCCGCACCTCGTCCACCGCCCACGCCGCGGCCTCGGGGAGGTCGGGGGGAAGGTCGACGACGCACACCGTGGCGCGCGGCGCCTCCAGCGCCAGCGTGCGCGCGAACGACGCGGCGCCCCCGCCGTGCTGCGCCAGGAGGAAGCGCGCGGGACCGTCGGAGGCCAGCACGGCACGCGCGCCCTCCAGCAGCAGCCCCAGGTGGCGCTCGTCCGGGTCCGGGGGAAGGCACACCGCCGTCCCGCTCCCCACGCCGCCCGCGCCCAGCGCGGCGCACAGCGGCTCCGCCAGCGGGTGGCCCGCCGGGGCGATCACCCGCCACTCTCCCCCACCGTCCGCCGCGGGACGGTCGGCGCGGTGCGGAAGGGGGGCCTCGACCCACCCGACGGTGAAGGCGCGCACCCACGGGCCGACGCCCGGCGGGGCCGTCTCCCCGCCCTCGTCCCCGGCGACGGGGGACGCGTCGCCGGCGGCGGCGAGCCCGGCCAGCGCGTGGGCCATCCCGGCCACGGTGGCCGACGCGTACTCGGTGGGCGCGGCGGGCGGGGCCACGCCCAGGCGGCGCGACGCGCGCGCCACGATCTCGCCCACGGTGATGGAGTTCAGGTGCAGGTCGCCCAGCAGCCGGTGCTCGTCGAGCACGGCGGCGGCGGGAAGCTCGGCCCGCTCGGCCACCAGCGCGCGGACCACCTCCAGGGGGGAGCCACTCTCCGCCGACCCGGCGCCGGCGGCCGTATCGGCTTCGGTGTCGGGAACGGCCGGCGAGGGCGTCTCGAGCTCCACCGTTCCCCCGTCCACCGGGGCCATCTCGCAGGGGCTGGCCAGGAAAGCGGGGCGGCGGGCGGGGTCGAAGGGGCGCGCGAAGCGGTCGGCGTGCAGCGCCTCCAGCCGCACCGGCGCGCCCAGCGTCCACGCGGCCCCGGCGGCGCGCAGCACCCCGCCCAGCGACGGCCCGCAGGCGTCCATCGCCACCACCGGCACGCCCTGGGCGCCGGCCAGCGCCGAGAGCGCCTCGCCCGGCCCGGCCTCGATCCACAGGTCGGCCTCGCCGCGCACCGCCTCGAAGGCGTCGAGGAAGAGCACCGGCGCGGTGACCTGCCGCACCAGCAGCGCGCGCAGGTCGTCGCCGGGGGCCAGCGGACGCCCCAGCACGGTGGAGGAGACGCGGCGGCGGGGCGGCCGCAGCGGCTCGCCCGCCAGGTGCCCGGCCAGCGGCGCGGCGGCGGCGGCCACCAGCGGCGAGTGGAAGGCGTGCGAGACGGACAGGGGGCGCGCCTCCCATCCCCGCGCACGGGCGCGCTCGACCACCGCCGCCACCGCGTCGGCGGGGCCCGACACCACCGTCCGCGCCGGCGCGTTCACCCCGGCGATCACCACCGGCCCGTTCCCCAGCAGCGCCTCGACCTCCGCGCGCGGCGCGGCCAGCGACGCCATGGCGCCCGCGGGGCCGTCCAGCGCGCCCATCGCCGCGCCGCGGACGGCGGCGGTGCGCAGCAGCGCCTCGCGGTCCATCACCCCCGCCCAGTGCAGCGCCGCCAGCTCGCCCAGCGAGTGCCCCACGGCCACTTCCGCCTCGATCCCCAGCGCCTCCAGCACGGCCAGCGCGGCCAGCGTGGCGCGGGCGATGGCGGGCTGGGCCACCTGCGTGGCCACCCCGTCGGCCCCGGGCGCGGGCGCGGGAGCTTCGGCGTAGAGCGCCTCCACCGCGTCGAAGCGGCGGCGGAGCGCCCCGCCGCCCAGGTGCGCGGGCGAGCCCTGCCCGGGAAAGAGCAGGCCCAGGCGCGGCGCGGCGGAGGCGGGCCCGGGGTGCAGGAAGACGCCGGCGCGCGCGTCGACCCGCGTCGCCACGCCGTCCCCACCCCACGCGCAGAGCGCCTCCAGCCCCCGCGCCAGCTCCTCGGGGGTGGAGGCGACCACGGCGGCGCGCGCGGAGCCCGCCCCGGCGCTCCGCTGCAGGTGCACCGCCAGATCCACCAGCTCGGCGCGGCTGAGCGCGGCCGCCACCGGGGCCAGCTCGCGCGCCTGGGCGGCGAGCGCGCCGGCGTCGCCGGCCGCCAGGCAGAAGAGCTCCGCGTCCTGCGCCGAGCGGAGGAGCGTCCGCACCCGCGGGGCGAGCGCGCCCGCCCGCTGCACGGCCACCCCTTCCAGCACCACGTGGGCGTTGATCCCCCCGAACCCCATGGCGCTGACCCCCGCGCGCAGCGGGCGCTCGCCGGGCCACGCCTCGCCGGCGGCGGGGGCGCGGAGCACCCGCGGCTCGGCCAGCAGCTCCGGGTGGGGCTCGCCGCACCCCGTGGCGGGGGGGATCACCTGGGCGTGCAGCGCCATCGCCGCCTTCACCACCCCGGCGATCCCCGCGGCCGCCTTGGTGTGCCCGATCACCGCCTTCACCGAGCCCAGCGCCGCCGGCCGGCGGGCCCCGCCCTCGCGCAGGGCGCGGGTGAGCACCCGCAGCTCGGTGGCGTCGCCCACCGCGGTCCCCGTCCCATGGCCCTCGAAGTACGCCACCGTCTCGGGTCCGAACCCGGCGCGTGCGTAGGCGCGGCGCAGCGCCAGGAGCTGCCCCTCCTCCTCGGGGCGGGTGATCCCGCCGCTCCCGTCCGACGACACGCCCCAGCCCCGCACCAGCGCGTAGACGGGGATGCGCCGGGCCAGCGCGTCGTCGTAGCGCATCAGCACCACGAAGGCGCACCCCTCGCCGGGGAAGAACCCGGCCGAGCGCGCGTCGTACACCCGCATCTCGCCCTCGGCCAGCGCCCCGGTGCGGGCGAACCCCACCAGCTCGAAGGGGTCCAGGCTCAGGTCCACCCCCCCGGCCACCACGGCGTCCAGGTCGCCCGCGGCCAGCGCCGAGCACCCCTGCGCCACCGCCAGCAGCGACGAGGCGCACGCCCCGTCCACCGTGTAGCCGCCGCCCTTGAAGTCGAAGTGGTTGCAGATCCGCCCGGCGATGGTGTTGGACAGCCCCCCGGCCAGCGTCTCCTCGCCCGGCGGCGGGAAGGGCGCCTTGAAGCGCGTCTCGGCGGCGGCCAGGAAGCGGCGGCGCTCCCCCGCATCCCAGCCGGCCTCGTCCAGCTCGGCGTCGAACACCCGGCGCACGTACGGCCAGCGCAGCCGCAGCAGCCCCGCGCGCGAGAACTCGCCGGTCAGCGAGTTCCCCACCAGCACCCCGGTGCGCTCGCGCGGCAGCCCCTCGCCGCCGGGCAGGCGGGCGTCGTCGAGCGCCGCGGCGGCCACCTCCAGCGCCAGCCAGTGCGCCGGGTCGGCCTCGCGGTACGCGCTCCCCGACACGCGGAAGCGCACCCGGTCGAACTCCCAGTCCTCCACCAGCGCGGCCTGCGTCACGTAGGTGAGGTCGACCGCGCTCCGGCTGGCCGAGGCGTAGTCGGCCAGGCGCAGGCGCTGGTCGGGGATGCGGCGGAAGGCGCGGCGGCCGGCCAGCACGTTCTCCCACAGCTCGGCCGGGGTGCGGGCGCCGGGATAGCGGCAGGCCATCCCCACCAGGGCGATGGGCGCGCTCACGGCTCGCGCTCCGCCGCCAGCACCGCCCGGCGCCGCGCCGCGGGCACCCGCCCCGGCGCCGGGTCCGCCACGCGCGCCGGCTCGGGATCCGGCCGTACCGGGCGCGCGGCGAGCAGGGACGCGTACGCCCACGCCCCACGCGCCGCGCACACCAGCGACAGCGCGAAGAACAGCCCGAACACCACGTGCGCCGTCATCAGCACGCCGTACGCGGCGGCCACCGCCGCGCCGAAGGCCGCCTGCGCGCGCGGCGCCGACGGCGTGGTGGCCGGGTCGGTGACCATGTAGAAGCTGAAGAGGATGAAGGCCACGCCGGTCAGCGGCAGCCACGCGGCGCCGAGCGGGGCGCCGAACGCCAGGTGGCGGACCGCCGCCTGCGCGGCGAAGCCCAGCACCCAGGCGCCGATCAGCGGCAGCCGCCGGGTGAAGCGCGCGTTGAGCAGCGTTCCCGTGCACACGATCACCGCCGGGAGCACCCAGTCGCCCACCGGCCCCAGCCCCTCGGTGAAGTGGTAGGGCGGCGCGATCCCCACCCAGGGGAAGAGGAGCAGGGTGGCCGTGATCCCCAGGTTGGAGGGGTTGAAGAAGTGCCGCCCGCCCTGCCCCGCCGGGAGGCGGAAGAGCGACTTCGACGCGATGGCCGCCGCGGCGGCGAAGGCGATCACCGCCAGCCGGTCGTTGGCGTACAGGAGCATGGCCACCGCCAGCCCCGTGATGTGGGCCGAGAGGAAGAAGTCGACGGCGGCCCGCGCACCCCCGCGCCAGCGCGGCGACCGCCCCGCCGCGCGCGAATCGACCGCCTCGAGGAGGGCCTCGGTCAGGTACGCGGCCGCCAGCGCCACCACCGGCTGCGCCCACGACTGCTCGAAGCCGAGCACCGTGTGGCCCAGGAGATTCAGGATGGTGATGGCCACGGCGAAGCGCCTGAGCCCGCCCAGGCGGCCGGCGTCGCGGGGGGTCGTCTCAGGCGCCATCGGCGTCTCCCGGTGCGGGGTTGCGGCCGAGGACGACCGTGTGCCATCCCGGCGTCAGCTGCAGCGTCCCGGCGTAGCGCCGCCCGTCGGCGCCCCGCCAGCGCAGCTCCACGCGCAGCGCGGTGCCCGCGGGCAGCGACCCCAGCCCGAAGTGCAGGTCGGCGCTGCGCTTTCCCGAGTGCCCGTTCCCGCCGTCCACCTGCGCCACGCGCACCGACCCGTCGGGGAGGCGGACGGTGGCGGCGGCGCCGATGGCCGGGCGCGCGCGCACGCCCCGCCCGGGATGCCCGGGGAAGACGACGGTCGCCCCCGGGGCGGCGGCGACGGGGAGGAGGAGGTGCAGCCCCAGGAAGGCGCCGGGGCGCGGGGCGTCGTTGCGGTAGAAGCGCGAGGGCCCCCACTGGTTGGCCAGCGCGAAGTCCAGGTCGCCGTCGCCGTCCACGTCGGCCGTGGCGATCCCGCGGGTGACCTGCGCGGCTCCCAGCCCCACCTCGCGCGCCAGGTCGTAGTAGCGGCCGTCGCGGGCGCGGACGAAGAAGCGGTCGGGCTGGTGGCCGGCGAGGTCGGCGTCGCCCGGGAGGAAGCGGTGCCAGCTGGCGGGGCTCGAGGTCAGCTGGTCGTTGCCCATCGCCAGCTCGTGCAGCTCGGGCCAGCGGTTGGTCGTTCCCCGCGCGAAGCCGATGGCCTGCATCGCCTCGGGCGTCCCGTCGTTGTCGAAGTCGTCGAGCCGCGACTCCCATCCCCAGCTGCTGCGCGAAAGCCCCAGCGCCTCGCTGCGGTCCACGTAGGGCGCCACGCCGTCGCGCATGCGCCGGGTCTGGCCGGTGCTGATCCAGGCGAAGTGGCTTTCCTCGAGCGAGAACTCGCCCGCGATGTTGCTGACGTAGATGTCCAGCAGGCCGTCGCCGTTCAGGTCGGCGAAGTCCACCCCCATCCCCTTGAACGAGTCGCGCCCCAGCACCTTGGAGCCCGGCGTCGTCCACCTCTTCACCCCCTCCAGCACGGCAAAGCGGGGATGGCCCGGGCGCGAGCGGTTGTGCAGGAGCCGGTCGGGCCCGAAGTCGTTGGCCAGGTACAGCTCGGGAAGCCCGTCGCCGTCCAGGTCGGCGGCCCCCACCGCCAGCGTCCACCCGCGCGCCACCCGGTCGCCGAACACTCCCGGCGCCTCGCGGAAGCGCCCCGGCCCCGCCCACAGGAGGACGCGGTCGCGCCCGCCGTTGAAGGCGCGCGACATGCTCTGCTGCATCCGCTCGCGCCCCCCGGCGCGCGCGTCCAGGATCCGCGCCCCGTCGGGGAAGTAGTTGCCCACCACCAGGTCGGGGTGCCCGTCGCCGTCCACGTCGGCGAAGGCGGCCGCGTTGGTGTACCAGCGCGCCCCGCCGCCCGCCACCTCGCGGCGCTCGTACCCGTCCGCGGACGGCGTTTCCGCGCGGCGCAGGAAGGCCACGGGGGTTCGTCCCCAGTAGTAGACCACCAGGTCCATCGCGCCGTCCTCGTCCACGTCGCCCGGGAGGCATCCCATCGGCGCCATGGTGGCGGCGGAGTACGCCAGCGGCGCCGGGTCGAGCGCGAACGGCGCGTATCGCCGCGGCGTGCCGGGCACGGGCGAGACGATCGCCTGGTCGGTGCGCGGATCGACGTGGCAGACGTCGTTGGGAAGCCCGTCGCCGTCGAGGTCGACCAGCGCCACCGCCGCGCCGACCGACGAGATCCACGCGCGGAGGTGCGCCAGCGACGGGTGCACCGGCCGCGCGGTGCGGAACGGCCCGCCGGAGAGCTCGGGAAGTGCCTGGGCGGTGAAGCGGAAGCGCGCCGCCAGCGCCGCCCGCTCGCCGCCGGAAAGCGTGGGGAGGCGGGCCGCCGCGTACAGGGCGGCCACCACGGCCAGCGCCGCCGCGCGCCGCGCGTGGCGGCGGGCGTATCGCAGGAAGCCGCTCATGCGCGGGCCTCGGCCGCGAAGTGCCGCTGGATGCGGAGCCGCCAGGCCTCGTAGGCCGGGAGGCCGCCCACGGGAGCGAGGCCCTCGAGCGCGTCGTCGGTCACCCGGGCGGCGGCGGCGGCCGGGCAGCCGCAGAGCGCCAGGCAGGCGAGCTCGGTGTGCGGCGCCGGGTTCCCGGCGCGCCGCCGCGCCCCCGCGGCGAAGGCGGCGCCCTGCGCCAGGGCCGGCCGGTACGGCCCGGCCATGGCGGCCAGCGCGCCCGCCTCGCCATGCCCGGGCCCGCCGGCGTAGGCGCAGGCCAGGCCGGCGCCGCTCCACAGGTCGCCCCGCCGCGGGGCGGCGAAGCGCGCGATGGAGGCGGCGACGCGCGCGGGGTCGGCGCCGTGTACGAACCACAGGCTCCGCCCCAGCCCCTGGTCGAAGGCGCGGCGGGCGTAGCCGGAGACGCGCCGCGGGAGCGCGCGTGCGTCCACGAAGCGGCGGGGATGGAAGTACCCCTGGTGGAAGCCGTACCCGTCGGCCGCCAGCCATCCCAGCAGCGGGTCCATCCACCCGGGCACGTGGTGGAACGGGCGCCTCAGCCGGGCCAGCGCCCACCCGGCGCCCACGTGCACCATGTACGCGTGGCTCCTGCCGGCGCCGCGCAGGAACGCCTGCACGCGCTGGCGCCGCCACGGCGTGAGCGCGTCCAGGAGCGTCAGCGCCATCGCCGCGCCCTCGTAGGCGAAACCGCGCAGCGCCGGCTCAACCGCCTCCAGCCGTGCGGCCAGGCCGTCTTCGGGGTCCTCCTCGAGCGCCGCGTGGTAGCCGTCCAGGAAGGTGCGGCCCACCTCTTCCAGCCGCAGCCGGGCCTGGGTCACGCCCGCGAAGCCGCGCCGCGCGAACGTCGCCTCGGCGGGGTCGATCCGCAGCAGGCGCCGGAGGAGGCGCCGGCCGGGGCCGGACCGTGCCGGGGCGGCGTCGCGGGCCGGCGCGGCGCGGGTGTTCCAGGGCGACCGGGGGGCGGCGGAGAGCATCCGGGTGCGCGGGGTTCGACCGTATCCGGAAAATGAGCCGAAACCGTCGGCGCACGGCCGCGCATCGCCCGTCGTGAAGCCTGCCGTAAGCTCCTCGGGTGCCGCGGGATGGGCGATCATGACAAGCTCCGTACCGCCCCGCCCCGCCCGCGGCGGACCGGGTCCAAAGCCGCGCACCGGCCGAAGTTGCCCTACATTTGGCGTCGGGAAAGGCCGGGCCGGGTGTGCGGCGGGCTGCACAGGAGAGGGAAGGCCCCCTGTGCGGAGGACCCACAGGGGGGCGGAGAGCGCGGATCGCGGTGAATGCCGCGCACGAGCGGACGACGTCTCCGGGGCTCGCGCCCCGCAGGCGTTGGGACAGCCGGGTTTCTCGCGGAGGAGGGGTCAGTCGGAGGGCGGGTCGACGTCGCCGAGCGCGGCCAGGAGGTCGTACAGCCCGCGGCGGCTGATCCCCAGGAGGCGGGCGGCCTTCACCTTGTTTCCCTCGGCCAGGCGGAGCGCCTCGGCCAGGTAGTGGCTGCGCACCCGGTGCAGGGCGCTGGGAAGGTCCAGCGCGAGCCCGCCCGCCGGAGCGGCGTCGAAGGGGGCGTAGCTCCCCCGCACCTCGTCGGGAAGGTGGCGCGGGAGGAGGGCGTCGCCCTCGTCCAGCCGGGCGAGCACCTGGGCGCGCTCGATCACGTTCTCGAGCTCGCGGACGTTCCCCGGCCAGGAATAGCTGTCCATGGCCTCGGCGGCCGCGGGGCTCACGCGGCGCAGCGGCGACCGCGTGACGGGCCGGTAGAGCGCGAGGAAGTGCTCGCACAGGTGGGGAAGGTCTTCCCTGCGCTCCCGCAGCGCCGGCAGGTGCAGCTCGATGACGTGGAGCCGGTAGTACAGCTCGGGGCGGAACCGCCCATCCCGGACGGCGCCCATCAGGTCGCTGTTGGTGGCCGCGATCACCCGCACGTCCACGGGGATGCTGCGCGTGGCTCCCAGCCGCCGCACCTCGCGCTCCTGCAGCGCCCTCAGCAGCTTGGGCTGGAGGGAAAGGGGAAGGTCGCCCACCTCGTCCAGGAACAGCGTGCCGGTGGTCGCCTCCTCGAAGTACCCCGGCCGCGACCCGGCCGCGCCCGTGAACGCGCCCCGCTCGTAGCCGAAGAGCTCCGACTCGATCAGGTTCTCCGGAAGGGCGGCGCAGTTGACGGCCACAAAGGGGCGGCCGCTGCGGTCCGAACGGGCATGGACGCTGCGCGCCGCCACCTCCTTGCCGGTGCCGGTCTCGCCCGTGACCAGCACGGTGGTGCCGGTGGGGGCCACCAGGTCGATCATCCGGCGCAGCTCCACCATCTGCGGCGAGCTTCCGACCAGCTCGACGGCGCGGTGCGGCGGCGCCGCAGGGGTGCGGAACCGACGTGAGCCGGGAGAGGGTGGATCGGACCCGGAGGCCGCCTGGCCGCCTCGGGGTGCCCGCCAGGAGGTGGACGAATCCATGGACCGGCTCATTCGATGGAGGCGCCCGGCCGTCTCCCGGCTCGGGGGGGAGCCGGGCACGACGACCAGGCGTGCGAATCGCCCACCCCGTAGTCCCTGAACTCAGGACTTCATCGCCGCCCCTCCTGCACGCCATCCGAGCACGCGCGAAACCGGAAGCTCGCGCCCGGAATCGGTTCACCGCTCCTTTCGTCACGTAAGAGTGCTTTCTTTTCAAGACAATTACATAGAGTGCACGTTGCGACGAACGTCGCTTGTTTTGGCCTGATATGCTGGCAAATCTCCCTTACGTGCTCCCGCGTGTAGATCCTTTTAAGCCTACAATATGTAGTACCAGACAAGAGTCAATACGTTGCATGATCGCGTGTCACTCTTTGCCTCGTCGCCGCCATTCCGGGCAATCCAGGAGAAGTCCGGCCCCGGGACGGCACCCTACCTTCGGTTGGAAAAACCGTCACTGCCGCACGACCGCCGGCCGTCCAGGGAGCGTCCCGGCGGACCCGTCACCATCGTCTCGCGGCCCTGGCAACCGTGCTTCGGCCCGCTTCCACGTGGAGGATCGCGGCGTGCTCATCTCTCGCTGCCGGGGAGCGGACGGGGTGCCCTCCGCGCGACCGCACCGGCCTGCTTCCTCCGCGTTCTCTTCG is a genomic window containing:
- a CDS encoding CRTAC1 family protein; protein product: MSGFLRYARRHARRAAALAVVAALYAAARLPTLSGGERAALAARFRFTAQALPELSGGPFRTARPVHPSLAHLRAWISSVGAAVALVDLDGDGLPNDVCHVDPRTDQAIVSPVPGTPRRYAPFALDPAPLAYSAATMAPMGCLPGDVDEDGAMDLVVYYWGRTPVAFLRRAETPSADGYERREVAGGGARWYTNAAAFADVDGDGHPDLVVGNYFPDGARILDARAGGRERMQQSMSRAFNGGRDRVLLWAGPGRFREAPGVFGDRVARGWTLAVGAADLDGDGLPELYLANDFGPDRLLHNRSRPGHPRFAVLEGVKRWTTPGSKVLGRDSFKGMGVDFADLNGDGLLDIYVSNIAGEFSLEESHFAWISTGQTRRMRDGVAPYVDRSEALGLSRSSWGWESRLDDFDNDGTPEAMQAIGFARGTTNRWPELHELAMGNDQLTSSPASWHRFLPGDADLAGHQPDRFFVRARDGRYYDLAREVGLGAAQVTRGIATADVDGDGDLDFALANQWGPSRFYRNDAPRPGAFLGLHLLLPVAAAPGATVVFPGHPGRGVRARPAIGAAATVRLPDGSVRVAQVDGGNGHSGKRSADLHFGLGSLPAGTALRVELRWRGADGRRYAGTLQLTPGWHTVVLGRNPAPGDADGA
- a CDS encoding sigma-54 dependent transcriptional regulator, translated to MSRSMDSSTSWRAPRGGQAASGSDPPSPGSRRFRTPAAPPHRAVELVGSSPQMVELRRMIDLVAPTGTTVLVTGETGTGKEVAARSVHARSDRSGRPFVAVNCAALPENLIESELFGYERGAFTGAAGSRPGYFEEATTGTLFLDEVGDLPLSLQPKLLRALQEREVRRLGATRSIPVDVRVIAATNSDLMGAVRDGRFRPELYYRLHVIELHLPALRERREDLPHLCEHFLALYRPVTRSPLRRVSPAAAEAMDSYSWPGNVRELENVIERAQVLARLDEGDALLPRHLPDEVRGSYAPFDAAPAGGLALDLPSALHRVRSHYLAEALRLAEGNKVKAARLLGISRRGLYDLLAALGDVDPPSD
- a CDS encoding DUF1702 family protein, producing the protein MLSAAPRSPWNTRAAPARDAAPARSGPGRRLLRRLLRIDPAEATFARRGFAGVTQARLRLEEVGRTFLDGYHAALEEDPEDGLAARLEAVEPALRGFAYEGAAMALTLLDALTPWRRQRVQAFLRGAGRSHAYMVHVGAGWALARLRRPFHHVPGWMDPLLGWLAADGYGFHQGYFHPRRFVDARALPRRVSGYARRAFDQGLGRSLWFVHGADPARVAASIARFAAPRRGDLWSGAGLACAYAGGPGHGEAGALAAMAGPYRPALAQGAAFAAGARRRAGNPAPHTELACLALCGCPAAAAARVTDDALEGLAPVGGLPAYEAWRLRIQRHFAAEARA